GGAGCTCCGGTATATCTTATCTATAACTTTTCCTATCTTATTGAGATTATCTTCTTTAAAAACCGGTGGTAAATTGTTCATTTGAATGCCGTGTGTTACACCGAAAACAAACCCTCCAATAATTCCGGGAATCGTTTTAATCTCGTCAAGTACAGTATTCATTATTCCTCACTTAGTTTTCGTGGTCTCAAGTTTAATAACGGATAATATGATCAATATTTACACCCGATTTGATTTCTGCTGCAATAAAATACTGATTTGATTTGATAAGGGCTATTTTAGATCTATTTGATGTGTCTATTTTTAAATATTTCAAATTGCCACTACCCGAACCACTAATGGTATTGGCCATTGTAAAATATTCGGAAGGCGGCAAATCAAAAAAATCCTTGAATGATGAACTCTCATTTAAAAGGGTGTTTCTATCATTAAATATCCTGTAATTTAAAATTTCGAGGGTGTTGCAAAGTGTCTCCTCCAATTTTTTATAATTCTCCTCGTTACGCTCGGCTTCCAATGTTGCTTCACTGATTTTTGAAATACCAGATATGCGGTCAGAGGCCTGAATACCAAGTTGCTTAAATATAGCATCAAAAAGGAGGGGGATTTCCACCGGTTTTTTAAAAGAATAAAAAAAACCTCGGGCCTCAAGCCGTTCAATTAACGGCCTGGATAAGTTGGCCGTGATGGCGATGGTTTGCGTGTTAGGAAATTTTTTTCTAACATAGGCAAGCAATTTAAATCCATCTATTTC
Above is a genomic segment from Bacteroidota bacterium containing:
- a CDS encoding response regulator, producing MKKILLVDNNAEMRNTLLKELNECDEFSVLSTGHAKTAAKLFEFHEIDLLITELDLPEIDGFKLLAYVRKKFPNTQTIAITANLSRPLIERLEARGFFYSFKKPVEIPLLFDAIFKQLGIQASDRISGISKISEATLEAERNEENYKKLEETLCNTLEILNYRIFNDRNTLLNESSSFKDFFDLPPSEYFTMANTISGSGSGNLKYLKIDTSNRSKIALIKSNQYFIAAEIKSGVNIDHIIRY